From the genome of Prionailurus bengalensis isolate Pbe53 chromosome D1, Fcat_Pben_1.1_paternal_pri, whole genome shotgun sequence:
CAAAAGCTTTGTGAACTGTAGCATTCTAAATGTCAGTGGGTGAGCAGGAGGGAATGGGGGAAAATAACAAAGAGGGTCTCAAAAAGGAAGGGGTGGTATAATAGGGCGTTCACATAGGAGGCCTCGTTGAAGATGCATGGACGATTGGACAGGTGGAGTAAAAATTCATGAAGAAAATTGTttcctgggggcccctgggtggctcagtgggttaagcatcagcctaccgctcaggtcttgatctcaccgttGGGGTTCCAGTCCCCAGtccggctctgtgcggacagttcagagcctggagcctgcttcagattctgtgtctccccctctctctatcccttatcccacttgtgcgtgcactctctctctctcaaaaataaataaacttggaaaaaatttaagaatgaaaattgTCTTCTGCCTGGAAGAACAACTGAGTAttgtaattttaaagtttcaCCTAATCTGACTACCCCTCAATGGATTGGTGACGTTGTTTGTGGCAGTAGTTAAGTAAGGCGTTATAATGCAAGGGTGTTAAAGAGGAGCCACAGTAGGTCACgtaattatttttaaggagaaatgAGGTTTTAAACCACCTGAGGACAGGCATCTTTTATCATTGTATGTCCTTGCTTCGTTCAATCCATGCCTAGAATGTAATAGGTACCCAGTAAATGCTTGGGGAGTTGAAAAATAGAAGGGCCTTGAGCAGATAAGTTGGAATCTTGCTGTAGAATGAGGGTGTGGACTTTGTTTATGCTAATTTATATGGTACAGTAGCCTAATTAAGGGGCATACACTGGTTCCTGACAGCTGAATAATGAAATCAAAATGAATTATGACTCTCCATTTGGTGAgctaaagtaataataaattgtGAAGCTTTTCAAAAGCTAGAGCAAATAATGTAGGGAACAGAGAAGGTATCTGAACTTGtgacttgttgattttttttttttttcagcaaatgtCTGAGTAACGAAGAAAACTTGAAACTGTATGGGAAATGCAACAATCCAAATGGCCATGGGCACAATTATAAAGGTGAGGGAAAAGGTGATGAAATTTTAGCCCTTTCAATAAGGATGTAATCAGCAAATATAGTCCTAACGAGTCAGAAACCTTATGGGCAAAGCATGAATACCTTGAGCCTTGAATATGCAGTTACATGGAAgttcagaatgaaaaaaatctgttgtcTTGGTTGGATGTGTCTTAAATTTTACCTTGTATCTGCTGCGTTAGAGATAATGAAtggtttaaataatattttttatccttGGCCTTAGTGTACATAATGAGATTTTTTTGGCACCACGTTTCCTCCTAATTGGGTATTGTTGAGGCTAACGTTAAAATTACactgtattctttgagtaaataatGACAGACAAAAGGGAGATATTGGTTAGGAACCTGCTGTATGGCAGGAAAATAACTTGGGTCTAAAACTTTGCCAGCAATGTTCCAAGAAAACAATTTATGCTCTAAACAAGTATGAGAGATGCGATTCTTTCAGATAAAGCCGGTATCTCAAAAAACAGCTATGTAAGCCATTGCATATCATGGCATATAGTATGGTAGAGTAAAAAGATTAGAAAACGTGTCAGAAGATCAGACTTTCTAGTTTAGTTACTGCCTCTTGATCTATGATATTTGTTATTCTTAGTTTGCTCTCTTATCACGTAATACCTAATGCCGTTTGCacagagctgaaaaaaaaatatatgttattaaattGTAAAACACTCTGAGcatcatttttcaaatgcttcGTTAACTTACAGAGCATTACCGTAAACTGGATATGTTTATGTAAGTAAAGGCATCAGAGTTTTAGGCCCATTAGTGGTTTTGCTTGCTCAGAAAGGTACCGCCCAGCATTGGGCCACCTCGATGTGTAGCCGGACCTCTTTCTGTACATACTCTGCTTTTACAGGCAGTGATCAAGCGGCATCTCCATCCTACCTAGTGGACATTCTTACCCAGTGCATCAACCTCGTAAATAGAATTCACACCCTTTCTGGCTTTGGCCAAAGCTCCTGCTAAGCCTCTCTGTCTTGGTTGAGTCTTGCTTTCATTAATAAAGATGTTAACTAAAAGACCAGCCGTCTTAGGGAAAATATAAATAGTTTTGTAGGGCAGAGATCTAATACTTAATTTATGTTGCTAACTTGTGCTTGGGTGTTATCTGTTGAAATTCATGTGTTTTTTTggtattctgttttctttcccgtAGTTGTGGTGACAGTTCATGGAGAGGTACGTGCTGAAAATATCTGTGTGCTTTGCGCAGATTGCTGGGCCTTCTCAGCCAACATGATGGATTCTGTGTTGAAAAATTCTGTTCAAATCAATATTGCTTCATTGTTGGCCTTTGTGTATGGTGAGCTGCTGTCATTCCAGACCTTTCCTCTCCCAAAGGGTTATCTTTAATCTGCTATATGTGGACAGATAGAAGATCAGTGGTACCATAAAATGGATACCTGGAGCACCTGGCGATTGTCTCACAGATGAAGGCAGATGTGGGCGCGATTTCTGCACATTGTACAGCCTTTAATAACTTAGCAGAGGTTTAAATATGAAAAGCATGTTATACTAATATTCACCTTTGTTTATTCTTCAGATTGATCCTGTTACAGGCATGGTTATGAATATGACCGACCTCAAAGAGTACATGGAGGTAATGTCATGTTGGGTCCTCTAAGTATATTTGATGGCCTCCGTTTTTACTTTCCCACCTAAGTATCTTCAGAGGTTCCATGACTTTGTGAGCAGAATTGGAGGAGTAGTTGGAGGAACTACTCTCATATTTTTCTAAAGGTGTTTGGGTGatttaaaggaaataagtcaCAGTTGAATTGCAGTGATGGGAATACCTGTAACATGCTCATCTTGTATTCCCTGCTGCCATATCCTGATTTTCTCCAATTAATAGGGATCACATAATAGGAGTTCAATGAAGGACTTGCTGACTGTATCATTATAGAAGTCCTGCAGTGTCAGAAGCCTTAGAGATGATCTCAACCAACTTCTTCATTCCCTGGATTGAGAGAGGCCGAACTTGCTTTAGGTTGTGTGGTTAGTCTTTTACAAAGTTAGGAGTGGACTCCCTTCAACCCagctttggttttattattatacCATGTCACCTGTCTGTTCAGTTCCACTCTTAAACTCTGCTTCTTATTCTTGTTCTGGAATCCGATATCTGTCTTATAAAAATGCTACTAATGATCATCATTTCTTCCATATTACTTATCATTCATATATTCAGCAAGTTTGCCTACTCCGCATAAGTCTTTGAACTAAGCATCAAGAGTACAAAGACGAGTGAGACACAGCCTTTACCCAGAGAATGCTAACATGACTTTTTCTAGGAGACAAAGAatactaggtgctcagtaagtttCAGTTGGATAAAATGAATAAGAGATtcagcaaatgaacaaacagcagTGTGTTCTGAGTACATTAAGAAAGCTATAAAGACAGAGTTTTTGCATTTACtggagatttaaaatatatacacagagtGTTGTACAATACAAGACAGCAGTATGGGAAATTTGAGGCGTCTCATGCATGCGGATGGCCAAATACTGGAATACAGGTTCTCTGTACTCTTCGCCACTTTTGTGTACCCGAGGGACACCACATAGTCCCCTTAGTAGAAGTAACTCATCATGGCATGTAATAAAGTTAGATGGGGCCTGTGGAAGAAACTTCAGTGGGAAAGTTGGGACCCGCACTGGAATTGAATAGGaaacagtatttattttcttgatgtcCATGTGGAACTGCCGTTAATTTGATCTGTTTTAAAGGCTATTTGGCTTAAGGCTTAACTCTTTTTCATATGGTTCTGGTTTTGCTCAAAAAATgattgctgttattattaatgTACCCTTCTTGGAACCATACCACTGGAAAATTAGATTGTTTCACAAATGCTTACATTTTGTACAATAGCTAAAAGTAAAAAGTTAGAAAGAATAAGGCAATTGCTATTCTTGCCACCAACAAGGGAAAAcgttatgttaatatatataagcATTAGGAAGCAAcggtttttatatatttatatttttcctcctctAAGAGTCCAAGATAATTCTTAAATTACTCCTCATAGCAGAAATTTAGAACTACTTACATAATTTCACTCTCAGTCGgctttataaaatgttaacactCATTGGATCCTTGTCCTGATGACCTTGTGGCATTGTGCTGAAGCTAAGACTATATGGAGAagtatttttggtaatttttagaCAATTCACGAAGTGTTAAAATGAATTCTGAATCACTATGGCTGGTTACAAGAAAGCTTCAGTGAATTCTCCTGTACGTTTTGATTTCTTACATCTTTGCATTTAGTAATGAGGAGAAGCAGTCATTATGGAGATTTGGGCCTTGCTTCATTTTCCAACTTTAAGCTTTATTTTGTGAGACACAGATGGAGTCCTTACAAGCACTGAGTTAGTGACTAACTGATAAGGTAAGGCTTCTAGAGGCAAAGATAGAACACTTTGGAATTTGAGTCATAAATGGAACCAgtgatctttttcctttgttttatctaCAGGAGGCAATTATGAAGCCCCTTGATCATAAGAATCTGGATCTAGATGTGCCATACTTTGCAGATATTGTAAGGTGAGTGTGACCATCTTGCCTTATGTAAATAGTAGGAAAGAAGAATTGCTGTTAACATTTTATCTGACTGGTAGGTGgttctgaagttttattttagcattattttttaaatccagaatTTCTATTCTCTGTAAATATCAAACATGAAATTTTGTTCATTTGCCTTtgatcttctttcctttttttcctacagCACGACAGAAAATGTAGCTGTATATATCTGGGAAAACCTCCAGAAATTTCTTCCTATGGGAGTTCTTTATAAAGTAAAAGTATATGAAACTGACAATAATGTTGTCGTCTATAAAGGAGAGTAGCTTTTAGGGGTTCATACTGTAGAAAGATTAATTTCTTTCCACATTTGAAAAAGGTCTTTATCCTCTTGGGCTATTAAAAAGTCATCACAGAATTGCTAGAGCTTCACCTTGTGTTCTAGTGCCTAATTTATTGAAATCATTGTGTGTAAGACCTGTTgtgtattcaaatatattttaaaacaaaatttgttaaAGACATTCTGAGCGTCATTTAGAGAATCCTTTATCTATAGATTAAAAATCACTTCATTTTCAGTAAAATGTTATGGTGtggaatttaaaagcaaaataaatcaatttttgtttttccattatctcattttttagtattcattttttccttgGTATAAATATGAATGGCAAAAATGTTTATAAGACTTACAGTaggtgaaacttaaaaaaaatatatatataggtggCCACATAGTCCGAAAACAGACAACATACACTTCTTGATTACTTCTCAGGTGTGCTAAGGGCACAAGATTATTCAGTAAAAATAAGGCATACAATCACTTTAGGTGATGCATTGTAAGTGCATATACAAGGATTGATGGAAATACTGGTTTAGTGCACACTGTTCAAGGCAGTTTTGCACAGCTTGTTGAACTATAAATTGCTAGTGAGGAACAGGACATTCATTGAACATTTATTGGAATATCAGTAAACTATTTATTATGTATAGTTGTCTATGTTTCCAGACCTTATGGCCACCTGAACAATTTTAATTCAGAAACCTGAAGAATAATCATATGTATTAAATCCTATTAAAATAATCAACATGAAAAGAATATCTTACACTGTAACTCATCTCTTACATATAGTTTTTCCTAATGGATCCCATTTTGTTCTTAACATTAAACTTACCTGCTTCAATTGAACTATATTCTTGGCACCTGGTATCTTTTCTTCATGACTAAATCCGCAAGAAAGGATTTGCTTGCTTCGCACAAAGAAGTGTTCTCATTTGTATTCTAAACTTCTTAAATGTAGGGTTTTATTTCACTCTCCACATAGCAACTAGCACACAATGGATTCTCAGAATGTTGCTACCTGGAAATAGTAGAAAAAAACTTGTGCAGTGACTACTAGAAAAATTTTCAGAGAGGTACCCTTTTGTTTTGGACAGTTAGTAACTAAAggatattttgataaattttgataATAATGCTGTGCCCATTTAATGATATTTGAATGTGTTTTAGTTATCAAGCACAATTTTGTTACTTATACTTGTATATTCTGTATTGATTATTTAAAAGACAGGATTTTAATTCCCACAAATGCCATGAAAAGTgggtattattcccattttacagatgagaaaattgaatttCAGTGAGTTTAAACTGCTTGCCTAAGATCACTCAGCAAATAAACAGCAGACTGAATGTCTGACACTCagggtctgtctgactccaaaacacAGACTCTAAAAACAGGGTAATGgaataatgtatgtatatttcaagtttttttttaataaatctaatTTTATAGATCTGATATCATATTAGAAAAACATTACTTTTCATAGTAGCGTAGACAATGGCAGGGGTTTGTCGTTCATGAGTTGCTTCaagagaacctttttttttttctacttactttCCTTAGGAAAGTGAGAAGTCTGTCTGTCTGACTGTCTATCACACTGAATGGGTGAGCAAATGAGGGCAGGACCAAAGATAGTGTATAGGTGGTTTTCTTCTGCCTCCCTAGAACCTGCTGTCAGAGACCTTATCAAGCTGTTTTGTAATTGTTGCTTtacctttttgcattttttaccGCCCTGAATTCCTTGTGGACAAAGTCTATTCGAAGCAGAGTGTCTAGTAAATAGCACTCAGTAATTTTtgtttgattaaataaatgaatggcagATTGGTAGGAACTGTTGAAATTTTGTAGTACCTTATATGTAACGGCCCCTTGGTAAATGTTTCTAGAATTGAATAACACGAGAGTTTTGAGGCTTGAATCCTGGTCCTTGTGCTGCCACTATCCAGCTGTGTCCCTCTCATCTCAGAGCCTCAGATTCTTTGCCCGTAACCTGAATGATTGGACCTGAGGCTTTCTGAAGTTGCTTCTGCCTGTTCTCAGATTTTATATCTCTGTGATTTTAAATACCAAAGGAGTACataataaattagagaaagaagaaGATTATTCTGGGGTGGTAACATTTGGAAAAGCTTAGTAGGGAGGTCAGTCCTGAATGGTAGTGAAAGTGATGGGGTAGGAGGGTGGCCTTTGGAATCCAGAGAAAAGCAGGAACACGTACTGAAGGGGCACACATCCACTCGTGGTGGGAATGGACAAAGTGTATTTGGGATGAAGTGAATAGATTGATCTTAAATAGTATAGTAATGAAGTGTGAGTGTGTAATGGGTAGCTAGCTTGGAAATACAGAATGGGGACAGTCTGCGGGCCTTGAATATCCATTTGGTTTCTGTCCTTTGAGCAATAGGGAGCTGTTGAAGTTTCTCTGTTTGCTTTTTAAGGAGAATCACCAGCTGGACACAGGGAAGCAAGGAAAACCAGTTGCAGAGCATTTGTGGGGAtccagaggggaggtgatggTGGCCAGATGCTCCTGGAGCAGGAGGGATGGAGTGACAGGGAGGGAGGGTAGAGCTAAGGTAGTGCACTGCCTCCTGTGGCCTCAGGCATTGTGCTGAACCCTTTCTATTTACCTCACGTTATCTTTGTGACCACCCGGCAGGGGGAGTGGGCTAGTTATCTACTGTAACATAACAGATTACCCCACAGAAGGGCTCAAAACATgattatctcacagtttgaaTGTGCCAGAAATCTGGAGGTGGCTCCCCTGGGACCTCTGGCCCAGGGTCACTCACAGGCTGCAGTCATCTCGGGGATGGGGGGATGGATTAGGAAGGGTCGGCTTCTAGCTCACTCGCTCACGCTCACGGGGCTGTTGGTGTGAGGCCTCAGCTCCTTCCTCCCTTGCCTGCCACGGGGGCGCCTGCATAGAGCAGCTTGCTTCCTCAGCATGAGCaggccagagggcagggaggggtgtgCCGCCAGTGAGCACTCTCACCAGCACAGTGGGGGTCCCAGTCTGGTAAGCAAGTCACATTTCTAGATTCTGTTACTTAACAGCAAGTCACTAAATCCACACCACACTGGAGGGAGAGGACTCCATGTACGTTCTAGTGTGTGAAGTATGATGAGGAGGAGAGCGGGAAAGGAGGCTGGGGAGCTAGGCAGGGGCTGTCTGTCATGCTCTTTTTGACGGCAGGCGAATAAAGCACATTTCCTTTTGCAGGAGTGAGTATCAGCAGTGGTCGTTTCCAGTGGAACTCGTGGGTTTTGTGGGTAGATACAtataaatacctttatttttttaattaaaaaatatttttttcatgttcatttattttgagatagagatagagggtgtgtggtgggaggggcagagagagggagacacaatctgtgTGACCATCCTGCAGGGGTAGTGGGCTAGTGACTATCTAGTGGGGTAGTGGGCTATctgcctgaagcaggctccaggctcccagctgtcagcatagagccccacgtggggcttgaactcacaaaccgtgagatcatgacctgagctgaagttggatgcttaaccaactgagtcaccaggcgccCACGTATAAAGCTCTTTGAAgcactttaaaattaaaaccaactcTAAAGTGAGATGTTGAGAAAAGTTACATTGACCATATCGCTATGAACAGAATGACCAGAACTCAGCTATCATTTGTGTTGCCTGAATGGATGCAGTCGCCACCGATGGGTTGTAAAAATGGCCAGAATATGATCAGTTGTGCATATGAGGCCACTAATAGACTAGATCTATGGTAAGTGtccgttttgtttttttaaactccaaACTTGTACATTCCTCTTggaaatagaattattttaaagatgggaaacAGATTGtgctcattttgcttttgttatgtCTGGGATATTTCTAGCCTCCCTTGCACACAGAAAAATCATTGTTAGTTTCACACAATTTAACTTTATAGCAAGATTCTGTTGCAAGACACTTTTGGAGAATGTCCCAGACAAACGCAGTCTCCACATAGCTGCAGAGAGAACTGCTATCACCACAAAAGAAAAGTGAGGGAGGGTGGTTCGTGCACCGCAAGGGTTTTCGGAGCAGCAGTGAGGCTTTCACGCAGCTTGTCAGTTGGTTTGCTTCCTTCAGAAGCCAACCACCTGCCCCCACTGCATTCTGTCACCGTCAAGACGGGAGTATTAACCATTACGAaaagaattaggggcgcctgggaggctcacacggttaaacatccgactcttgatcttggcttgggtcatgatctcacagttcatgggctcgagccccacatcgggctttgctcTGAtggtgtggtgcctgcttgggattctgtctctcctctgtctgcccctactcAGCTTGTGTGTGCGCACActcgcgctttctctctcaaaataaataaacgataaaaaataaaataaagaattaaaatactgCCCTGTTTTGTCTTCTGGTTGTCGGCTAAAGAAACACCATCCCAGGCTTACATTCTTAAAGATGCCCAAGAAACAAGTTCTCTGTACATCTGCCCAAGGTCAGCTTTGGCCAGCCAGTTTATTAGTGAAAACTCCCAACTTACTGTAAGTATGAACTcagtttaaaaaccttttttcatttttcataaatgtcttaGTAAATATGAGCCCTGTGACTGATGACAACCTGAAGAAATAGAAGGGCTAGTGTTGCCTTTTACCTTTTGGAGTTTTATTTGCCTGCAGATGGAACCATGGATGGGTGTCTCACGGGCATCTCAAAGTTCACCATTTTCCAAAAGCAAACTTCTGATTCCTCCTTCAGAATTTATTCTTCCACCAGTCTTCCCTAAAAATGCCGATACCATCCATTCATTTTTCAAGCCAGAAATCTGGGAGTTGTCCTGGATTCCTATCTCTTACTTGTAATCTGTCAGAAAGCTCTGTCAGTTCTTCCTCTAAAATGTGCAGTGATTTTGGTCTCTCCGTTTCCAGTGCCACTGACCCCAGTCCAAACCGCTGCCATTTCTTGCCTAGATTATTGACTTGGCCTCTCCGCTGGCCTCCTGCTTCCGCTTTGGTTCTCTTCCATACTCCTTTATTAGTTCTTCCCCTGTCTCGTGTCACCCCTTGAAagcttccttttaattttaaaatataatccaaaCTTTATGCTCCGTATGATGCAGCCACTGCATATCCCCAGCCTCCAGCTGTCACATTGTCACATTGTCACATTGGCCTTTTCTCAAGTCCTAAAGCACTCCAGTTTCATTCCAGCCTCCAGATCTTTGTATTTTCtgcccttctgcctggaatgctgccccttacccccacccccttACCTCTTCATAAAACCCATCATTCTCCAGACTCCAGCCTAGATGTACCCCCATTTAAAGAATCCTTCCTTGATTACCCTGTGTAGGTAGAAATCCTctgttattttctattataatacCTTACAC
Proteins encoded in this window:
- the PTS gene encoding 6-pyruvoyl tetrahydrobiopterin synthase, producing the protein MSAAGAGVGGRRWARLSRLVSFSATHRLHSKCLSNEENLKLYGKCNNPNGHGHNYKVVVTVHGEIDPVTGMVMNMTDLKEYMEEAIMKPLDHKNLDLDVPYFADIVSTTENVAVYIWENLQKFLPMGVLYKVKVYETDNNVVVYKGE